gttgagacccttcttcacacccaaaacatcacctattccttttctccagagatgctgtatgaccccggtttttgtgtctatcttcggtttaaactagcatctgtatttccttcctatacactaCAAGTTTGCAATATTGTTTAGCTGTTCATACACAGAACAAGATTGCATTTGCAAAACATCTTCAACGTCTTTGGAATATATCCTAAGTTTTCCACAGCCAATCAATTATTTCATAAAATGCAACCACTTACATAGTGCAGATAAACATCGCAGCAATTTTTGTGGAACAATGAAAAAAAAGACTAGTTAATCTAATTTGGTTGATGGATAAATGTTATGCAGCTCACTAGGAAATCTTTTCTTGCTCCTCCTCAAACGGCACTAAATAATCACAATAAATCTTCAATACTCCAGCATCTGATTGTTCAGAAATTCTGAGTTTGTCCTTTGGCTCATTATTAGTTCAGTCGGGGTACAGaatgcaagcaggtggaactagtgtagctgggacatgttggccagtgtgggcaggttgggacaaagggcctgtttccacactgtatcactctatgagtgtgTAGAATGCACCCAGTAGTCTAGAGCAGGGGTCAGggtctggaacactggaggtgagGAAAGTAAGTAGGTTTGCAAACGGATCCGGGGTCTGGAATGCTTGTATTTCCCACTACCTTTGAACTCATGGGGTTTTCTGGAAAATGTATGACACTACTGTTTATCATGTATCAAAAATGAAATAAGTGTTTTGTGGTATTACATTACTAGGAGGAACATCCAGTAGACAAATAATTAATGTTATTACTGTGTAGAGGGTCTCGGTTTTGAATTGTATATCAATGACCCAAAAGATGCGTTTTCCAGGTAATGCTGAAATGCTTACAGTTGCCTCCGTACACATGAGGAAGTTCACCCATACACATCAGGAAGTGCAGGTGTACACTCATGTGGAATTTCCAAACATCCTGAGAGGTACTTTCCAAAGagtaatttgaagtttttgagtaTATGCACTTACAAGCATTCAAACGCTTCAGCAACTGTTTCAGTCTGAGAACTTGGCAAGAGGTCAAATCACATCAACAAACAGGGCTTGTGCAGATACTGCCATGTGATGCCACATGCCGACTGACTGGAACCAGCTTTCCCACTTGAAGGTTCACGCAATGTAGCTCTGAGTTTGGACTATGGTAAACTGAGAAAAGTCTCTGCTTCATGGATATATTCCGAGCCATGGTACTCAGTACTGTGCTATCTCATGCACTCGTCCAAGAATGGGGAGCTTTAACTTATGACTTTCCAAATTGGGCAAGAGTCCTATCACTGATCCAATCTTGACAATTGAGCAACCACAGTGACATCGCACAGTTAATATATAGTCAGGGCAGGGAATTAGGTCTCTGGGCTCTTTGTCTCTGTCTCATCCATTCTAATAGTTGAGAGCTGAATTAACAAATGTAGAAGAAACAAATGTCTCTACTTTTATAGACTTGTATCTAGCATCCTTTTAATGTCATTTTATATAGCATCCTCAATGCAGAAAATGTCTTAAGAGTTTGGAGGATGAACTAGAGAAAATTAGAGGATGTTCTTCTTCTGATTAATTATTCCTTCTTTCTTACAGGTCAGACTTCCTGATTGTGGCTGGTCACTACCCAGTTTGGTCAATTGCTGAACATGGACCCACCAAGTGTCTGATTCAGAAGTTGTATCCCCTGCTTACTCAGTACAGGGTCAGTGCATACTTCTGTGGACATGACCATAACATGCAGGTAGGGAGCAGAAAATGCTAGAGATGTTATTAGTATGTTACTGTTCACACTTGAACTTTCAAAAATCTATTGAGTACTCTGCTTACAACCTTGTGCTGTTACTGCAAGTATGAAtcccattgttctgtttcaggacatataacaattaaacacttgacttttGCAATAATTTAAGATATGAATAATATGATGTACTGGTAGATGGTATTGGGAATTTTCTATTGATGCTCAAGTATTGTCATTCAATAAGTCGTTGGTAGATTTTTGGAGCATTCCTTCAATAAACAAGTGAGATTTGTTTGTTAGATGGGCAGGCATGATTGAACCTATGCTCCCTTGACTTTATATTTATATAGGCATGCTGTAACATTGGATACTGTTGTGTGAATTCTGGCTATCCTGGCTGTGATTCATAAATAGAGGCATGGAGTACAAATCCAGAGAGGtgacgtgtaagaaggaactgctgatgctggtttaaaccgaagatagacacagaaagctggagtaactcagcgggacaggcagcatctctggagaaaaagaatgggtgacatttcaggtcaagacccttcttcagagttatgTTGAATATGTATAATACGCTGATAAAGCCACGTCTATTGTGTCTAATTCCTCCCATTTATTTAGGAATGAGGCGAAGGTCCTAGAGAATGGTTCCAGGGAAGTGGGATTCCAGTCAAAAGGTTAGACTGGAGAAGCAGATATTGAGAGATGTTAGAATTGAGCAGTTTCGTTGATGCTTTGAATAGAATAAATAGTTGTTCCAATTACTGAATGGGTTAAGAACCTCTGATACAGATTTAAAGTTTTGGATACAACTTCTGAATCAAGAGGCTTGTTGGGCAAAAGATGAGGGGAATGCGAGAATTCTCTTTTAATATTTACACTTTGGAACTTACAATCTATAAGGTTAGTGGAAACTGCTAATCTGAGCTTTAGAAAAGGAATTGGAAAGATACTAAAGGGAAAATAATTTGCAGGACGAGAGCAAAAGAACAGGAATGTGGTGTGATTGTTCAACAAGGATctgacacagactcagtgggccataagGTCTCCTGTGTTTTTGACTGTTGATTGTCCCTCTTCTCAAGGTCAGAGGACCAAATCCAATTGGAATGAGAAGAGGGACAATCAACAGTCAAATCATTCTCTTGGTTTTGACTAACTACTAAAGCAGAGACTGAGATTTAAACTTGCCATTTAAATCTTATCATGCAAACTAAAGAACTTTACCAGAGCAATTGGCCCATAACAAAATAAATAGACTACATGCCAGACAGTCGTTATCCATTGAACAAATGGGGACATGGTGAACTATCAGCATGCAACATTGACAGTTTATTGTATGCAGTATCTTCAGTTGTTGCTTGCCTTTCCGACCTTACTCGGTAATGAGCAATGACATTATGTTATTTATAAATATAAGTCTCAAAATATAAAGAATGGGTGGGATTCATTTAAATACAAAGATTAAGAATTTCCTCCTCTCCTTTGTTTCAGTTTATTCAGGATTACAATGGGATTGGCTATGTCGTAAGTGGAGCTGGAAACTTCATAGAATACTCAATCAAGCATAAGCATCTTGTTCCAACGGATTGGTTGAAATTTTTCTATGCAGATATTAGCTCCTTAGGGGGCTTTGCCTATGTGGAGATAATGCCAGAGGAGATGATCATCACCTTCATCGAGGCCCATGGTAAATCGCTGTACCGGACCTCCATCCCCAGGCGATCAGACAGATGAAACTTCAGCCATTTTattgtttgaagaggaaacagtGCTGTATGACAGACCTTGCTAAAATTAACCCAATTGGCTTATGCAATCCCTTCTCTTGAAGCTGGTTTGTTAGCTGAGGCTTTGTTCCTTTTATGCCAAATCTGTAAAATGGAAGTCACCAATTCTCCTCTACACCTTCCAAATTCTAGGGAATGCAACCACAGTTTGTGTTATTTTTTACGTGTAATTTTCTCAGGTATCATTCTAAATAGCCAACATATTCTTCCTcagatgtggtgaccagaacagcacacaatattccaggatttTATACAGCTCAAGCACATGTTCAGTCTCCTTATATTTCTGTCCTCTATACATTAAAGCCTGCATAGCCATTATTTTGTGTACTTGTTGATGTCATTTTAATGATCCATATCGCTCAACAAGTTTCTTTAGACTTCATTCCTTTTCCTTTAATGACCTTAAACTAGGTGTGCCTTTCTCCATCCATTAATTTCTGAACATTTTTAAGACTTCCTTCCATGTTATTTTTAATGACTGACAATTGCCGTCAGTATGTACGCCGTTAATAAGCACAATGGATCGTTGGGGTATAAATTTGGTGCTTAATGTTTATGTTTTTCTTAAAATTCTCCACACTGGTCGGTTATTTTATTCGTTAATAGAGCTGTCCAGGTAACCTTGGTGAGTCTGTCTCGTTATTTTTGCTGCTGGTTGCTGAAATTGTGATATTTGTGCTTGTCTTTCAATAATTGTAAAAGCAATTTCATATTTGATAACCATATCAAATTGCATTTGCAATTATTGAAATAAATCACAAGCAGAGTGGCTCACTGTAAGGAGATATGACCCGCCATGCTTCTCTTAGGTGTTATGACCCGATATGCTTTTCTGAAACACAATTTTTAATATGTTAGAAAACTTTATTTGCAAACGGATGCGAACTTTGTACTGCGCAGGTACAAGCGTGTGAATCAGCTACTGGCTGCTGGTATAACAATCACAACAAAACCAAAACCATAACAAAAACAATGTCAAATAATCAATGACTGTGTTTTTTTGCAGCTCATGTTAATCCTGTTCTGATGTTTGTACTTTTTATATGTTTGTAAATCAGTTTTTTGGATGTGAATTGTTCCAATTTCTCTGGGATTCTTTTGTATAATTCTGGACTATTCAGCTTTTGAATAAATTTTAAAACAATTGCCACATTTtgtcatctctaaattaaaaatgcACATTGCAGTGGTCACACATGTTTACTTGCACTTAAACCTCAGTATCAGATCTTGCTGGTGCAGCATTTCCATGTGTTGCTATGGGTGTGCTGagctcagccaaaacattatgaccacttacaggcgaagtgaataacattgattatcttgttccaatggcacctgtcaacgggtgggatatattaggcagcaagtgacccgaaacatcacccattccttctctccggagatgctgcctgacatgctgagttacttcagcattttgtgaataaatacctttgatttgtaccagcatctgcagttattttcctcggcagcaagtgaagtcagttcttgaagttgatgtgttggttgcaggagaaatgggcaggagtaaagacctgagtgactttgacaagggccaaattgttatggccagacgactgggtctctgaaacgacaaggcttgtggggtgctcccggtcagcagtggtgagtacctaccgacagcagtccaaggagggacaaactacaaaccggcgacagacagggcgtTGGGCGCCCAAGCCTCATCGAAGCGcgggggcaatgaaggctatcccgcctGGTCCGAACTgatagaaggtcgactgtggcacaagtcacagaaaatgctggtcacaggaggaatagacaataggtgcaggaggaggccattcggcccttcgagccagcaccgccattcaatgtgatcatggctgatcattctcaatcagtaccccgttcctgccttctccccataccccctgactccgctatccttaagagctctatctcagggccgtctttacagcattatgggccccgggcaaagcagtgtactagggcccctacgacaactactcacaggaataaaaatgtaaatggtcgataaaattaaacatatatttattttagtgGCACTTCTAACAAAATTggtgttgaaacattaaaaacatgctgtacagcaacaactaatcaacatgataaacatttgaacaatACACGAGGCTTGAAAAACACAATAATACTCAGTAAGCCATACAGATTAGATGTCACAGTATGAAATTACTACGAATTTCTTATTATAACAAGCATTTGCGGCATTACTTTGCAGAGAATTGCTTTATTATTGGCTTGAAGTCAATGGTCTTTAGGATGTCATTTTCCATGCACATGAGTGAAAGCCAGTTCAAACGATGCTGCCCCATTGTGCTACAAAGCTGATTTTTTATAAGTTTCAGTCTTGAAAAAGAACGTTCTCCTGTACAGTTGGTCACCATCATGCACATGAACACTCTGAGTGCAATTTCAACATTCGGGAATACAGATTTCAAATTGTCGGAAATTATTTTTCTGTACAATGCAGGGAGAGTCTCACAATTTTCATCAAGAGCCATGTAGTGCTTGAGATGCTCATTCATTTAAAAGGTCATCATAATTAAGGTCTTTGTGATACATATTAGCCAGATGTTCACACTTTTTCTTTAGTGCATCAGAAGCAATAGTTTTCAATTCACTGAAGAAAGAAAACAGATTTCCAATCTGTGAATAAGCTTCTGCACGTTTTGTCAGTTCAAAGATTAGAGTGTCCAGAATAGGGAGGAAAGTTTCTACCTTGAACTTTCCGCTTTTACTGAGAAGTACCTCTGCTGATGATGATCTATCATATCTAGTAAGATGCACACTTCGTTTTCGTTCCCGTTTTTTCTCATCACTGTAATCTGTATCTGGGCACATACTCCTGGCTTTGAATTCATATTCACTAAATTTATCTCTAGTTTCCTGAAGATAGGTTTTCATAAACTCAAGAAGATTTGTGGCAACAAGGATGTTCACATCCTTTGACTGCAGGACCTTGCTTGTTTTGTTCATTCTTTCTAGCATGTCATTCCAAAGAATTATGAGAAAGATTGTTTCCAGGTTTTCCATTTTCTTGCTCAATCCTTCTGCCTCTCGCCTTGTATTCACTTTCTGTTCATTGTCAGCTGATACAGAATCCAGCGCATGTTTTATTTTCTCGAAACCCCCATACAGAGCATGAACAGCATCAAAATGTGCTGACCATCGTGTGTCAGATAGACGCTTGACCACAAAATCTTTTCCTAAAGATGATGTCAATACATTCCATCGATGAGTAGAAGCAGCAAAAAAGGAATACAGATGTTGAACAAAGTCAAAGAATTTGACAGTTTGTAGACAACACTCTGCTGCTTTTACTCCAACCAAGTTCAGGCTGTGTCCAGCACAGGGGACATAGATGGCAAACTCATTGAGTTGATGAATCCGTGCTTGCAATCCAGTATATCGTCCAGACATATTTGAGGCATTGTCATATGACTGACCGCGGCAGTTTGATAGTGGAATTTTGTTCTCATTAAGAAAATCCACAACAGTGTCTGTTAGAGCCTTTGCTCCATGAGAAAAGATGGGGATGAACATCAAGAAACGTTCCACAGGCTCACAGCCTTTAATGTATCGGACAGTAAATGTCAGTTGATCTGTGTGTGAGATGTCTGGAGTGGAATCTACACTTATTGAATAATACTTTGACTCTTTTACTTCTTCAAGAATAGTACAAAGAACCTGTTGTCCCATTAATTCAATAAATTCCTCACAAATGTTTGCAGATAAATATGACGGGTTCCCTTTTCCAGGATTTCCATACAGTTTGAGATGTTCTTCCAAGAAAGGGTCAAATTCACTCAACAGCACTAGTATGCCTAAAAAGTTGCCATTTTTTACTGACTCAATAATCTGATTTTCTCCACGAAATGGCAAACCTctggaggcaagaaaacgaatTACAGAAACCACACGTGTCAACACTTTATGCCAATATTCCTGCTCTGAGCGATGTTAAGTAATAAAGAATATACACTTCCAGTTTCTTTATGCCTAATCAAATATGCCGTCATGCACTTTCGATGTTCTTCTCCATTTTCATATTCTACAATAACATTGCTGTGCTTCCAGTCATTGAACCCCGATGTAGCAAAGGGAGATTCTTTCTTGGACAATAGGCGACATACTAAGCAGTACAAACGACCTTGGGATGGTGAATAGAGTAGCCATTCACGTTTTACACACTCGCCATTCCGCAGTTCACGTTTGAACACATTATTTGATAAATACCTTGTCTTCATACTCTCTACTCCAGCTGTTTTATACACTTTGCGTGAGTTTGAAAGGTTGCTATCATGATTATGACATGATGAGGGCCCACTACGAATCCAGTAATCTACTGTGTTAGTATCATTAATGTTCCATAGCCCCAGATCTGTCTCTTGGATTGGAAACTCCTTTACTGTTACAGATTTGGGTATTTCCTCTTGTGAAATGTCACCAGCAGCAGCAACAGGTAATGATACTATTGGTATGTCTGCTGAAACTGGATGATTGGTAGCAGGAATGGATTTGGATGTGGATGCTATATCTGAAAGAACAGTACTAGTGGCTGACATTGCAGGAGTGGATGTAGATGTGGATGCTATATGGTATGAGTGGCTGACGTTGCACCTGTGTTGAACCACGATGTTAATTTTGGAATTTTTCCAATTTTCTCCTTCTCCTCTGCAGCTCTCTTCCTCTGTGCTCCACTCAAAACATTACGTTTCATTTCTGCTAAGGGTTATTCACCTGGAAATATATCTAAATATATGTTTAGTATTTAGTCCCACGCCAGGGTGTAGGGTTATATAATATAAGTGTGTTTACGAACAGTATTTATTCTTAATACAAACTCTCTACTGTGTGCTGATTCACAACACCGCCGGGCAAGACCTTGAATAGCCCAGTGGCGTAGCTAGGGTGTCTGGCACTGATCTAGCCTCATCTGTGTATAGGTCTACAAGACTACATTCAACATTTTCTCAACTTGCACAGATAAAAAGCTTATCCATTCATATATTCACAAACTATTAATACCTGGTTATTAGTACAGCATCATAAATTCGTAATCTTAAATAACTACTACATGCTTATCGTACAAGTGTTCAATGTTGTGAATGAACCTCAGATTTAATCACTAATAATCTATGCATAGTCCTATACCTGTGTTCATATACAATGTATAAATATAACCAATAATCATGTCATTGCTATTAATAATACCACAGTAGGTCTAATGTGAGTAATGTCAACTGAGTTGAAGTGACGTAACATATACGCTAAATTACGTTATACAGCATGAGATCCATACACATAGGCCTACATGCAAGTGAGGTGGCAGAGGTGACTGCGATACTAACCCGGGGATACTAAATCAGAAACAAATCACAATGTCCATTTGTAACACAATAACATTGCAGCAAATATTTATagtttagtactagaccaagtggacccattgggcccattcctcgtagagggggaacagggaaggggagagggtatgagtgagtgaggcctggacccaaagcctctcgtgtattgtagcaccctcaacccaccttatcccccccccctccccctactgacccactccacccccctagcccctcccctgcccccaccgggacgcggggggatggagtggctgagtgttagaccaatgcagtagaggtttgggggagtttcaaagggggttcagggaggatgaattgggtgaatggagggtggaagagagggggggataagggggctggggggatggagtaggtaagaagaggataaggggggatgaggtgggttgtggggggtgggatgataagtggagttgagggggtgtggatggagtgggtgagtggggctctttaaaaaaaaccctgaaaccaatttaacttaatgcagcacaggtctgggggagttttaagggggattaaggggggaatggagtgcatgagtggggctctgaagaaaaatcctaaacacaatttcacgacccctgttgtccccctccccagtgcccattctcagacccccccattctctctccccagaccaactgttactctccgccacccccctttccccagcacccccaattcccccactctctcttcccccccaccaccaacccccacccttgctgtccccctccccagtcccactctgcctcctcccacccccactctcacctcctcccaccctccccgtcgcccccaccgttactctcccccacccccctttccctaccagccccccctgtcgtgccggcgaaaagcacttagcgatggacttagggtgctacattgttgcgaaaagcacttacagatcgctgtgagaagcacttagggttggaaaagcaaagcacttagggagctaattgttgcgaaacagatcgctgtgagaagcatttagggatggaaaatgttgcgaaaaaaacacttagggaccgaaaatgttgcgaaaaaagcacttattgaacctacatttttaaagtagtatttatttattgcaagtcacttaacatacacagatcagcatggggcccctatgctcgtggggcccgggcaagtgcccatcaggcccatgcgttaagacggccctgctctatctagctctctcttgaatgcattcagagaattggcctccactgccttctgaggcagagaattccacagatttacaactctctgactgaaaaggtttttcctcatctccattctaaatcgcctaccccttattcttaaactgtggccgtaatgttttggctcatcaggtcattaatgtttcggctgatcggtCGGTGTATGTTGGCATGTGGCCGCAACTCTTTACAGACTGCACAGCTAATTTAGATGttttattgatttttattttttttttgcttccacATTTCAGACCACatgtaatgatgatgatgatgattgaagaatggaaggtatttattcacaaaatgctggagtaactcagcaggtcaggcagcatctcagggtgacgttacaggtcgagacccttcttcagacccattcagaAGAATGGAAAGTAGCAACAAGTTTTTACAGAACTTCTCGGTTGTTATAAATACATACCGTGTTGAGCCAAGacatctctttctttctttcttttcctcttttttttctttttctttttctttttctttttctttctctctctcgctctgtctCCCTGCGCGCGCGGCTGCAATTCAAAAGCAACGGTCAGGCGCATGACGCCGAGGCCCCGCCCCCGCGGATGAATGACAACGGCTCTCGCCAATCGGCGCGGTGTCCGCCCGGCCCGTAGCCAataggtggagaggggggggcggTATTTCCGGTGTGCGGAGTCAAGGCCCGGCGCTTGCTCGGGGGGTGAAAAGCGCGGGCGGGAAGAGCGCGGGAGCGGGTTGGAGACGGCGACGGATCTGGAGCTCAGGTACCGGCCACATAAACTCGCACACGCCCATTGCTCTCCCACTTGGTGGGCGCATGGTGCGCGGCCATTGCGGTCCGGGCGAAGGGGGGGTGAATGTGTGTGATGGACGGCGCCGTCGACCTGTAGGATGCGGCGGCGGGGGGGCGGGAGCTAGCGAGAGGGCGGGAGCATGCTGATGGACGGGTGGGACAGCCAACGAGAAGCTGGTTAGCAGATGAATGGGCGGGTTTACCGTGATGAGCAGGCCTGGCAGCCAACGGAAAGGGGGAGAGCAAATAAAAGGCGGGTGGACAACCTGACCGTTTAGCGGAGCAGCCAATGAAAAGATGGCCAACTAATGAGGGGCGGGGAGAGTCTAGCCAGGCAGCCAATGGGAGGCGGGCTCGTTAATGAGAGGGCGGGTTGACGCGTTGATCGACAGGCCGGGTGGCCAATGAGTGGTGGGGCACCCTAAGGGGCGGGGTGAAGCGAGGTGACTGCGTGGCCTGAAGTCAGGGGTCCGAGTGCTCGGACTTGCTCTTCCTtgtgatagttgaggctggggcttcAGCCTCGACCCGGCTCTGCTTCGTGGCCCGGGTGAGCTACCTCTGGGCGCCtcggcctttagtttagtttattgtcacgtgcaccgaggtacactgGAAAGCTTTCATTGCATgatgaccagtcagcggaaacacaatacaatcgagccattcattgaTGAAATACATCTCTTGTACatcttcacagtgtgcagatagatACATGGTGCTGTATCTTTAGGCCTCCTCTAGGATTCCTCCTgacgacctgaaacattagctcatTTATTCTTTCAGGAGAAGTTATCATGTTTCTAGCTTTTCTATTATTATTTCAATgattcactccaaagacgtacaggtatgtaggttaattggctgggcaaatgtaaaaattgtccctagtgggtgtaggatagtgttagtgtgcggggattgctgggcggcgcggactcggtgggtcgaagggcctgtttctgcgctgtatctaaatctaaacctaaaaaaatTCCAAAGTTTGTTCCCCATCTCCACATCAACAACATAGTGTCAGAGGTTCCTGCACTGCATCCACAATACTCCTTTGGCACATGCTGTCAGTGTTAGTGAACCTCTTACTTGGCTGTCCTTTTCaggagtgagttagatttagctcttgggactaaaggaatcaagggatatgggggaaaagcaggaacggggtactgattttggatgatcagccatgatcatattgaatggtggtgttggctcgaagggccaagtggcgtactcctgcacctattttctatgtttccctcgcTGGTGCCTTCCCATGATGACTACTCTCTTCTTCCATCCCTGAGTTATGTTGCTGTTCTCCACTGTTACATCCATTTGGCCCTGTCGGCTCCATTGCATCCAAATATCCATCCAGCGTTTGTGTATTTTTATAAATCTGAATGAATCTTGAGGAGGGCAACTTTTATTTGATTACAATTTGGTTTATATGGGTGTGACTGCAGGTTAGcttaaacatggagaagcagtgtttagtttttatgcaccacatgtatggaacaaactcccagaaaactgcaggtccactgcaactctcagttcttttaaatcgaggctgaagactattCTGTTTGATGccgccttttattaaatcaaatgattattaatttattacagtgcactgtaacttttaaatttgtattttatacctatcttattctattttagcctgttttattctctttaatgattgtttttaattgttttt
This is a stretch of genomic DNA from Rhinoraja longicauda isolate Sanriku21f chromosome 37, sRhiLon1.1, whole genome shotgun sequence. It encodes these proteins:
- the LOC144610596 gene encoding zinc finger MYM-type protein 1-like; its protein translation is MAAHHAPTKWESNGRVRVYVAAARAGRQSEREKEKEKEKEKEKKEEKKERKRCLGSTRGLPFRGENQIIESVKNGNFLGILVLLSEFDPFLEEHLKLYGNPGKGNPSYLSANICEEFIELMGQQVLCTILEEVKESKYYSISVDSTPDISHTDQLTFTVRYIKGCEPVERFLMFIPIFSHGAKALTDTVVDFLNENKIPLSNCRGQSYDNASNMSGRYTGLQARIHQLNEFAIYVPCAGHSLNLVGVKAAECCLQTVKFFDFVQHLYSFFAASTHRWNVLTSSLGKDFVVKRLSDTRWSAHFDAVHALYGGFEKIKHALDSVSADNEQKVNTRREAEGLSKKMENLETIFLIILWNDMLERMNKTSKVLQSKDVNILVATNLLEFMKTYLQETRDKFSEYEFKARSMCPDTDYSDEKKRERKRSVHLTRYDRSSSAEVLLSKSGKFKVETFLPILDTLIFELTKRAEAYSQIGNLFSFFSELKTIASDALKKKCEHLANMYHKDLNYDDLLNE